The genomic DNA TAAAGATTGAGTATGTATATGTAATTGTATGCTCGAGAAAGCGGGCAACAACACTTAAATATATGTCTCATTATTTATCTCTTCGTATGCCTCATTCTTGCAATTTTCCTGTTTGTCATACCACCATTGCCAGCAAGGTTCATGCCCATGTTCATGCCGGTATTCATGCCCATTTGATTTGGAGCCGCTTGTGGCTGTCCAAAGGAAGGTGCTCCATCTGAGCCTCCGAAAACAGATGATGGGTTAATTCCGTTTACATTAGAACCAGATGCAGAATTCCCACCAAATATATCACTTGGCTTCAAAGCACCCGTGGCACTATTACTGTTACCACCATCAAATCCGCCAAAATGGATATTTGGAACTGTTGACGGTGTGAATGAATTATTTGCGTTGAAGGATGTGTTCTGCGATTGCTGCGATAAGTTAGTACTAGATCCGCCAAACATGGTAGTAGCACCAGTATTGTTGTTCATATTGAATACAGAACCTGACGCGGGATTATTTCCAGTAAAGTTGAAACTGGAAGGCGCATTGGTACTTTGTGCACCCGTAGAAACCGGTTTATTAAAGAGACCAGTGTTATTCGATGGAGCGGCCGATGTGAAAGGGTTAGGGCCTGCCGTACTATTGCTaccaaaattaaaagaggGCTGATCTGAAGTTATGCTATTTACAGTGGTTCCTGGTCTAGCCAAACTAAATCTTGAGCTTTCACCACTGGCATCACTATTAGCAGCGCTACTTTGAGCTCGTTTCCCTAAATTAAATCCACCTACTATGTTAGTACCTGAGATACTGCTGATCGTATTGCTTGTGATGTTGTCGGTAGTTGGACCATTAAAAGAGAATGGTGTGGAAGTTGGGGCGGCGTTGGTAGCTTCGGTATTGGCAGTGCCGAATGAAAATGCAGATTTAGATGATATATTGTTATTAGTACCAATTGGCTTACCCAAAGCGGAAACTGGTGTTGTGGAAGCTGACCGTTTGAATAAAGGAGTTGCAGTTGCTgaattttccttcttgtcatcaaattttgaaaaggaaaatccaCCGGATGTCTTGTTAGTACTTCCTGCTATCACAACTGCAGAGGGCTCAGTCGGCTTGGGAGCTCCAAAGCTGAAAGATGGCTTTGTACTATTTTCTGTGATGGGATTCGTTGCTGGCGCACCGAATGTAAAAGAGGGTGCACCCTTAGTCTcagtcttttcaaaagaaggttTGGTAAAAGCAAATGAAGATTTCGAATCCGTTGGTTCTTTTACCGCTTCTGGCTTGCCAAATGAGAACGATGACTTTTGTTGTGAGGGGTTCGAAGATGCTCCAAAAGCGAACGAGGGCATTTTGGAATCTAGGGCGGTGGATGAGTCTTCTTGGACAGGcttagaaaaggaaagtgTGGGTTTCGATGTGGTGTTATCTGGTAATGTTTGGATGTCAGCAGGCTTGCTGCCAAATGTAAATAATGGCTTGGGTGCTGAATTCGAAGTTGRACCACTTTTCGGTTCCGTTGCTGACTTGCCGAAAGAAAATGCTGACTTGCCATGTGCTCCAGAAGCTTCATTTTCACTTGTGGATTGACCAAATGTAAAACTAGGTTTCCCAGAAACAGAAGCGAGCGTTTCTGATGATTTCACTTCCGGTTCTTTGGCGACCACTGGTTTGCCAAATGTAAATGCAATGGGGGATTTAGTCTGGCCATTTTCATCGGGCTTTTTACCGAATGCAAATGACGGTCCGCTTTCCACTTGCTTATTGCTTGAACCAAAAGTGAAGCTTGGTTTTTCGGACGTACCGATTTTCGGCTCCCCTTTGTTAGCTTCTCCTTGGTTATCAAGACTAAACAATGAACCAGCGTTCACGGATTCATTAGTTTGAGCAcgtctttttcttctgggttcattatcatcattacTATCATCGCCATCTtgttcatcatttttttcatgtttaccaaaagaaaatgccGCAGCAGTTGATTTTGGAGCGACGTCTGAGAGAGCTGCTGGttttgagaaagaaaatgcagGCGCCTGTGGTTTCATAGGCATCTCTTCTCTCTCAGAGGCTTTTCCGAATGAGAAAGGTTTTTTAATTGAAGAAGCATCTGATTTGCCACCAAAGTTGAATAAAGTGGAGGAAGAGGCAGATTGTTCAGTTTTTTTAGGTTCATTGGTCTTCTGTCCGGTATTGAATGATAGCTTGGGGATCTCTGACATATTGGTTGGTTTATGGATGTCGGATAGATTTGCATTGATGACTGTGTCTGTAGAAACGTTTGCTACAGGGGAGGTTTTCTTCGAGGGAGTTTCATTGTCTTTGATAAAGTCGAATCCAATAGTAGGCAAGACAATGCTTTCTTTGTCCTTTTTGGTTTCGgcaattttctttagtgTAGGCGTATCTAGTGGCTTTATAGTAACAGCAAAATCCTTCGGCACTGCGGCATGTTTTGTAACTGTAGAAGTAGAACCATTCAAaagtaaatttttttgagagTTTGACAGCCTACTAGAGTTGATATCTGATCTTAGGTCTTCAAAATTACTTGCTGATGTGGGACCTCCCGCCAAATCGCCATTCACATCATTGTTCTTGTTATCATTGTTACTCGTGTCAATTTTATTCTCATCAGCAGTGGTAGTAATAACATTTTTGCTATTCTGTTGTTTTTGCATAGTGTCATATTCTGATAAATCATATTCAAAGTTAGCTGACCATACAGTCCCCTTCGATTGGCTTTGAAACTTCTCTCTACTAgccttgttcttcaaagattttaGCAGAGGCAGTTTAATGCCTGTATTGTCAACGCCTTCTCCGGGAATTTGTTCTGTGAAAACCGTCTTCTTGATCGGAGAAGGCGTAGTGGATGTACGTATGTATGACTCTTTGTCACCCGCTTCATTCTGAGGATCTACGAacattgaagatgaaacgGAAGGAGATCTAAAGGCTTGTAATAATCTAAGATCACGCATATTCCTAAGCTTCTGCTTTTCCCTTAACAACCTCAACCTTTGTATGGGCAAGATGGGTAGAACGGGCGGTCTCTCTGTTCCTTCAGCTCCGTATATTATAATTGGTACATTACTATTGTCATTAATAACGCGCTCATTGTGTTGTGATGTACCGGCCAtcctctttctctttctaaCATGTAATGTAGTCTCTGGATCCGAATCATCAAGATGATTCGCGTATGGGATGTCTGAAGTGAAAAGCTTCTTATTCGATAGCCGTTTTTTATtcgaattcaaaaagaatgatTTGATagtggaagaaaaagatctCTTTCCTTCGCGTGGAGAAGACATGACGGAAGAAGTGCTCGCAGTCATGGAAGGCTAAACCGAAAGAAAGTTGAAGATGCTTCTTCGTCTTTATGATTCTCTTCGTTAAGGTCAATACTTACCAACTTCCTCATCACTTTCATTCTCtagatatatatacaaacaacttaaaaaaaatgacaaaaaaaccttgaaaaatggaatctTACTGAAGATCACTACTCACGAATTGGTGATCACGTGCTAGACAGCCCTAAAGGAAGAAATAGGGCGTACAGATTTAGGGTTAGGGCTGGTTCTTGTATTTCACGTGactgttttttcttgttctggACGTTATTCTTCGCGCGACGTAAATCTATTCTCGTACAAGTGGATATGCGCATCataaacttgaaaaaacaaaaaatcgTAGGTCGCCCTTGTAAACGAGTACCGCACACGTACGCCTCAAAAAATCCTGTGAAATTTCCATCAAAAGTCTATCACAGGTgccttcttgttccttttaCTGTTATTTAGTATATTACGGTAGCCTATTGTGTTTCCCAATCGATTTTACCTTCCACTGAgttctgtttttttctcgagAGCAGTTCAGACAAATTTATTTCATTGAGCAGTCAAACTAAAAGCACTCAATCAGAAGGGGTTTTTCAAGGGATAAAGTCAAAATGGCGAAAATTATGATCCCTGCTAGCAAGCAGCCTTTGTACAAGAAGcttgctcttcttttggTCGCTGTGTTTACTGTCTATGTGTTTTTCCATGGCGCCCAATACGGCATTGGCTCTTCACCAACACCCAAGTACAGTAACGTTGTATCATCGGACACGGGTTTCAAATACTCAAGAGTAGAAACACCTAAATATACAGGTGCTCGTGAAAAAGCAACTTTTGTCACTCTGGTGCGTAATAGAGACCTTTATTCGTTGGCCGAATCCATCAAATCTGTTGAGGATAGGTTCAACTCCAAATTCAATTACGATTGggtatttttgaatgacGAAGAGTTCACtgaagaattcaagaatGTTACCACTGCTTTAGTTAGTGGTACAACTAAATATGGTGTTATCCCACATGAACATTGGTCTTTTCCAGATTGGATTGATGAATCAAAAGCCGCTCAAGTTAGAAAGGAAATgggagaaaaaagaattatcTACGGTGATTCTATCTCTTACAGACACATGTGTCGTTTTGAATCTGGGTTCTTTTACAGACACCCTTTGATGAATGATTATGATTGGTATTGGCGTGTGGAACCTGATATCAAGTTGCAGTGTGATATCAATTACgatgttttcaaattcatgAGGGAAAATAACAAGAAGTACGCCTTTGCCATTTCCATCAAGGAGTATGAAGCAACTATCCCCACTCTATGGGAAACAACTCGCGAGTTTATGAAATTAAATCCAGGGCTTCTACATGAAAACAATATGTTAGACTTTGTCAGCGACGATGAGGGTCTTTCTTATAATTTGTGTCACTTTTGGTCTAATTTTGAGATCGCCTCATTGGATTTATGGAGGTCACCAGAATATTCCGCATACTTTGATTATTTGGATAAAGCAGGCGGATTTTTCTATGAAAGATGGGGCGATGCTCCAGTGCATTCTATCGGTGCTTCATTGTTCTTAGATCGGTCTGAAATCCACCATTTTGGTGATATTGGTTATTACCATGTGCCATTCTACTCTTGTCCAATTGACACCGGTATCAGGTTGGCCAACAAATGTAGTTGTGATCCACAAACCGATTTCACATGGCACAGTTACTCATGTACAAATAAGTTTTACACCGTGAACAAGCTGCAAAAACCTGCAGGCTGGCAAAACCATATTGGTTAGTTGCATTTCAACTAACCAATGTTATCCTTTATagttttcacttttttagAATATTtacgaaaacaaaaaaatgtaacTTTCATTTGCTACAAACATTAAATCTTAGTAGACCTTTCTTCCATGGAACGgacaaaaaatttgaaaaattatttaatAAATAAGTGTCTACATGTAATCGTAAAGTATTAAAATGCAGAATCATGGCACGTTACACACAGAAACACAAATCATATACCGTATTTCTTAAATAAAGAATGCGTCAACTCTACACCCAAAAACGTAGCCGCATTAGCAGGGAAAGATCTCAATAATGCAGGGCCTAAACCAGGGAAGAACCCCTTAATGCCTCCCCTTTGAAGGTAGATTTCCTTTGTCGCAGAAATCATATTTTGCTTCGTGGAAGAGGCCTGCAATTTCGTCTTTATGGTATCTATCGGGAAAACAGCCAACCACATAGACATACCCGCAATACCACCAGCAAGACAAACATTCATAATGTTGACTGGCTGGTCTTCGCCCGCACTTGGATGGGGTTGCCTATTATTTAGATAgtttttagaaatttcataAGATGCAAAGTATAGTGCCGAGCC from Saccharomyces eubayanus strain FM1318 chromosome VIII, whole genome shotgun sequence includes the following:
- the NUP1 gene encoding FG-nucleoporin NUP1, with product MTASTSSVMSSPREGKRSFSSTIKSFFLNSNKKRLSNKKLFTSDIPYANHLDDSDPETTLHVRKRKRMAGTSQHNERVINDNSNVPIIIYGAEGTERPPVLPILPIQRLRLLREKQKLRNMRDLRLLQAFRSPSVSSSMFVDPQNEAGDKESYIRTSTTPSPIKKTVFTEQIPGEGVDNTGIKLPLLKSLKNKASREKFQSQSKGTVWSANFEYDLSEYDTMQKQQNSKNVITTTADENKIDTSNNDNKNNDVNGDLAGGPTSASNFEDLRSDINSSRLSNSQKNLLLNGSTSTVTKHAAVPKDFAVTIKPLDTPTLKKIAETKKDKESIVLPTIGFDFIKDNETPSKKTSPVANVSTDTVINANLSDIHKPTNMSEIPKLSFNTGQKTNEPKKTEQSASSSTLFNFGGKSDASSIKKPFSFGKASEREEMPMKPQAPAFSFSKPAALSDVAPKSTAAAFSFGKHEKNDEQDGDDSNDDNEPRRKRRAQTNESVNAGSLFSLDNQGEANKGEPKIGTSEKPSFTFGSSNKQVESGPSFAFGKKPDENGQTKSPIAFTFGKPVVAKEPEVKSSETLASVSGKPSFTFGQSTSENEASGAHGKSAFSFGKSATEPKSGXTSNSAPKPLFTFGSKPADIQTLPDNTTSKPTLSFSKPVQEDSSTALDSKMPSFAFGASSNPSQQKSSFSFGKPEAVKEPTDSKSSFAFTKPSFEKTETKGAPSFTFGAPATNPITENSTKPSFSFGAPKPTEPSAVVIAGSTNKTSGGFSFSKFDDKKENSATATPLFKRSASTTPVSALGKPIGTNNNISSKSAFSFGTANTEATNAAPTSTPFSFNGPTTDNITSNTISSISGTNIVGGFNLGKRAQSSAANSDASGESSRFSLARPGTTVNSITSDQPSFNFGSNSTAGPNPFTSAAPSNNTGLFNKPVSTGAQSTNAPSSFNFTGNNPASGSVFNMNNNTGATTMFGGSSTNLSQQSQNTSFNANNSFTPSTVPNIHFGGFDGGNSNSATGALKPSDIFGGNSASGSNVNGINPSSVFGGSDGAPSFGQPQAAPNQMGMNTGMNMGMNLAGNGGMTNRKIARMRHTKR
- the KTR1 gene encoding alpha-1,2-mannosyltransferase KTR1, which codes for MAKIMIPASKQPLYKKLALLLVAVFTVYVFFHGAQYGIGSSPTPKYSNVVSSDTGFKYSRVETPKYTGAREKATFVTLVRNRDLYSLAESIKSVEDRFNSKFNYDWVFLNDEEFTEEFKNVTTALVSGTTKYGVIPHEHWSFPDWIDESKAAQVRKEMGEKRIIYGDSISYRHMCRFESGFFYRHPLMNDYDWYWRVEPDIKLQCDINYDVFKFMRENNKKYAFAISIKEYEATIPTLWETTREFMKLNPGLLHENNMLDFVSDDEGLSYNLCHFWSNFEIASLDLWRSPEYSAYFDYLDKAGGFFYERWGDAPVHSIGASLFLDRSEIHHFGDIGYYHVPFYSCPIDTGIRLANKCSCDPQTDFTWHSYSCTNKFYTVNKLQKPAGWQNHIG